In Bacillota bacterium, the sequence ACCTCCTTCTCCTCTCAATGTAGTGCTAGAGTATGCAGGACTTGAGAAGGAGGTTCTTGGGTTCCTAATGATCGTCGCCCTTGGCTAATCCATGGCGGTGCGCGTATACCGCGGCCTGGGTCCGATCCTTTACTTGCAGCTTATCTAGGATGTTGCTGACATGGGTCTTTACTGTTTTGATGCCGATGTGAAGGGTATCGGCGATTTCCTGGTTGCTGAGGCCATCAGCGATTAAGCGAAGTACATCCCTTTCCCGTTCCGTCAAATCCTGATGCAAAGCCCTTGGTCGATGGTTTCGGCCCTTCAACATCTCCATAATCTCCGGGTCGAGAATAGATTGACCCTGGGAAACACTGAAGATAGCCTGCGCGATCTCCTCGGCTCGGGCGGTTTTAAGCAGATAGCCCGCGGCGCCAGCCTCTAGGGCTGGAAACACCCAACTATCCTCGACAAAACTCGTCAACACAATGACCTGGACTGAAGGGTTGTTCTCCTTGATTTCCTTGGTTGCGGCCACCCCATCCATCTCCGGCATGACTAGGTCCATCAAGATCACATCGGGTGCCAGTTCCTGTGCCAATCGTACCGCTTCTTGGCCACCAGCAGCCTCACCCACCACGTCAATGCCGGGCTCCGTCTGCAAGTAGGTAATTAACCCCAAGCGAACCATCTCATGATCATCGACCACCAATACCCGAATTCCAGCCTCCGCCATCTGCTAACACTTCCTTTGTCTGTTACACCCGAGGAATCTGTACATCGATTCTCGTACCCCGTCCCGGCATGGTGACTACCTTCACTCTCCCCCCACACTCCCTGGCCCGTTCTTGCATGG encodes:
- a CDS encoding response regulator transcription factor; amino-acid sequence: MAEAGIRVLVVDDHEMVRLGLITYLQTEPGIDVVGEAAGGQEAVRLAQELAPDVILMDLVMPEMDGVAATKEIKENNPSVQVIVLTSFVEDSWVFPALEAGAAGYLLKTARAEEIAQAIFSVSQGQSILDPEIMEMLKGRNHRPRALHQDLTERERDVLRLIADGLSNQEIADTLHIGIKTVKTHVSNILDKLQVKDRTQAAVYAHRHGLAKGDDH